In the Mycolicibacter minnesotensis genome, GCCTGTGCGTGGCAGCTACCATCACATGGGTGTCGGCCGACGGCGGAGAAGCCAATTCGGGACGGCGCCGCAGGCGGCGCCGTGGTCGACGCACGTCTGGTCCAAAGACAAGCCACACCGAATCCCCCGCCGCAGAGGCGAGTCCAGCGGCCGCCGTCACTCCTCCGCGTGCTGCCCAGCGCCGGACGCGTACCGCGCGACACGGCCCCGAGCGCCTGCGCACCGTGCATGAGACCTCCGCCGGCGGACTTGTGGTCGACGGTATCGATGGCCCCCGCGAAGAGCAGGTCGCCGCACTGATCGGACGGGTGGACCGGCGCGGCAGAATGCTGTGGTCACTGCCCAAAGGTCATATCGAGGTCGGTGAGACCGCGGAGCAGACCGCCATCCGTGAGGTTGCCGAAGAAACCGGCGTCCGGGGCAGCGTGCTGGCTGTGCTGGGCAGCATCGACTACTGGTTCGTCACCGATGGCCACCGGGTCCACAAGACCGTGCACCACTATCTGTTGCGGTTCGCCAGCGGAGAGCTGTGCGATGACGACATGGAGGTGGCCGAGGTGGCGTGGGTGCCGATTCGGGAGTTGGCGTCCCGCTTGGCGTACGCCGATGAACGCCGGTTGGCCCTAGTGGCCGACGAGTTGATCGACCGCCTCCAAGCCGACGGCCCCGCCGCCCTCCCGCCGTTGCCGGTCACGGCACCGTGGCGACGGCAGCAGACTCATTCCCGCGCCCGCCGTACTCGCACTGGTGAGCACTCACCGGACCGGAAGAACGGTCGCGGGCTGGACCCGTGACCCGCACGCGACCCAGTGGTGGGGGTCCCTTATCCGCCGTACCCGGGCCCCTCATGGCTCTGGTGGCGGCAGTGACCGTCCTCCTGATGACCCTCGGCACCGCCCTCGTCGGCGCCGCCCCGCACGTCGCCGCCGGCGAGCCTGATGCCGCACCGTTCGTCCAGATCCGGATCGACCGCGTCACGCCTGAGGTCGTCACGACCTCCAGTGTCCCGGTGGTCACCGTCGCCGGAACGGTCAGCAACGTGGGCGACCGGCCCGTACGCGACGTCATGGTGCGACTCGAACAGGCCGGTGCAGTGGCCTCCTCCGCCGGGCTGCGCACCAACCTCAGTGGGGCCAACGACCAGTACCGCCCGGTGGGCGCCTTCAGCACGGTCGCGCCGGAACTGCAGCGCGGCCAAGAGGCCCGCTTCACCCTGTCTGTGCCGCTGCGCTCGGCGAGCCAGCCGGCACTGAACATCGACCGTCCCGGCGTTTACCCGGTGCTGGTCAACGTCAACGGCACTCCTGACTACGGCGAACCGACTCGCCTGGACGATGCCCGCTTTCTGCTGCCGGTGACCGGCCTGCCCCGCGTCGAGCCGGGCTCGGAGCTGGCCGCAGGCCCCGTCGCGCCCGATATTTCGCACCCGGTTCGGCTCACCATGTTCTGGCCCTTGGCCGATCGGCCGCGGCTCACACCGGGCGAGCCCGGCGGTGCGCTGCCGGTTCGGCTCACCGACGACGAGCTGGCGATATCGCTGGCCCCCGGCGGTCGCCTCGACGCGCTGCTGTCCGCCGCCGAGTTCGCCACCAGCCCGGCCGTGGACGTCAACGCCGTGGTCAATCGGGCCCTGTGCCTGGCCGTCGACCCCGATCTGTTGGTCACGGTCGCCGCCATGACCCGCGGCTACGTGGTGGCCGACTCCCCCGCGAGCGCCATCACGCAACCTGGGACCGGACGCGAGGCCGCCCGCACGTGGCTGGAGCGGCTGCGACGCCTGGCCCACCACACCTGCGTCGCCGCAATCCCCTACGCCCAGACCGACCTGGACGCCTTGGCTCGAGTGGGCGATCCCAGCCTCGACGAGATCGCGGTGCGCAAACCCGCCGAAATCCTGGACCGAATCCTGGAAGTAAGCACGGCCCGCGGCGTGGTCCTGCTCGGCGACGGTCGGCTGACCACAGGTGCCGCAGACCTGATCGCCGCCCAGGGCGATGCCGTGGTGATCACTGCCGGCGACTGCTCCGCCCTGGAGTCCGGCGCGGCGGCCACCGCTGACGTCACGCCGCGGCGGGTATCGCCGCAGCTGGTGGCGGTGCCCTATGACCCCGCCGTCGGCGCCGCGTTCGCGGCCATGGGCACCGATCCGAACACGCCCAGCTACCTGGACAGCTCCCTGGCGGTCCGGCTACACCATGACTCCGCGCTGGCCCGTCGCCAGGACGCCTTGGGTTCGCTGCTGTGGCGCAGCCTGGAATCACCGGAGACTCCCGGTGCGCTACGCAACGAGATCCTGATGCCGCCGCCGTATTGGAAACCACGCGCCGACGACGCCCAGGCCGTGCTGACCACTTTGGCCACCGCATTGCACTCCGGCCTGGCGGACGCCCGGCCGCTGACCGCGGTGCTCGCCGAATCGGCCGACGTGGCCACGCCCCCAGAGCATCCGCTGCCGACTCAGCAGCCGGCGGGGGGCTTCTCCCCCGACGTGATCAGTACCGTGGCCGACGACATCGGCAGATTGTGGGGCTTGACGTCGGCGTTGACCACCGACGCCCGCACCGGCCTGACCGGTGAGGCGTACACGACCCCGCTCGCCGAGGGCATGCTGCGCGCCCTGACTCAGTCCGAACCGCTCGATGTCCGTAACGGCCTGGCCTCGCAACGCCTGGCGATCATCGGCACCACCGTCGCCGATTTGATCGGCGCCGTCACCATCGTCAACCCGGCCGACTCCTACACGCTGGCCACCGAGCACAGTCCGCTGCCCCTGGCGCTGCGTAACGATCTCGCGGTGCCGATCCGGGTGCGGCTGCACGTGGATGCGCCACCGGGAATGTCGGTCACCGATGTCGGAGAACTGGAGCTGCCCCCGGGGTACCTGCCCCTGCGAGTTCCTGTTGAGGTGCGCGTCAACCAGTACTTCGTGGTCGATGCGGCGCTGCAGACCCCCAACGGCATGCCACTGGGCGAGTCGGTGCGGTTGTCGGTGCATTCGAACGCCTACGGCATGGTGCTGTTCTTGATCACGATGACGGCGGCGGCGGCACTGGCGGTCCTGATCGGGCGCCGGCTCTGGCATCGGTTCCGGGGCCAGCCCGACCGCGCCGACCTGCCCGCGCCACCCTCGGGCTCAGGCGGCGACAGGTGAGCACTCCGGCGCAGCAACCCGCACGCCCCGAGCTGACCGACGCCGCCGTGGTGTCGCGCTCCTGGGGGATGGCGCTGGCGACCCTGGTCAGCCGCCTCACCGGATTCGTCAGAGTCGTGCTGTTGGCGGCGATCCTGGGTGCGGCGCTGTCCAGCGCGTTCTCGGTGGCCAATCAATTGCCGAACCAGATCGCCGCGCTGGTTCTGGAGGCTACGTTCACCGCGATCTTCGTGCCGGTGCTGGCGCGCGCCGAACGCGACGACCCCGACGGCGGCGCCGCGTTCGTCCGCCGGCTGGTCACACTGGCGACCGCGCTGCTGCTGGCCACCACGGTGATCTCGGTGGCCGCGGCACCGCTGCTGGTGCGGCTGATGTTGGGCGGCGACCCACAGGTCAACGAGCCACTGACCATCGCCTTCGCCTACCTGCTATTGCCGCAGGTCATCTGTTACGGGTTGTCGTCGGTGTTCATGGCGATCTTGAACACGCGCAATATCTTCGGCGCTCCGGCCTGGGCTCCGGTGGTCAACAACGTCGTCGCGATCGCAACCTTGGTGCTGTATCTGCTGGTGCCGGGGGAACTGTCGGTGGATCCGGTGCGGATGGGCAACACCAAGCTGCTGGTGCTCGGCCTGGGCACCACGGCGGGCGTCGTCGCACAGACCGCCGTGCTGCTGGTGGCGATCCGCCGGCAGCGGATCAGCCTTCGGCCGTTGTGGGGCATCGACGACCGGCTCAAGCGCTTCGGCACCATGGCCTCGGCGATGGTGCTCTACGTCTTGATCAGCCAGGTCGGCCTGGTGGTGACCAATCAGATCGCCAGCAGCGCTGCAGCATCCGGCCCGGCGATCTACTACTACGCCTGGCTGCTGCTGCAGCTGCCGTTCGGCATGATCGGCGTCACGGTGCTGACCGTCGTCATGCCCCGGTTGAGCCGCAATGCCGCCGCCGGCGACGACCCCGCGGTGCTGGCCGATCTGTCCCTGGCCACCCGCCTGATGATGATCACGCTCATCCCGATCGTGGCGCTGATGACCGTCGGCGGACCGGCGATCGGCAGTGCGTTGTTCGCCTACGGCAACTTCGGCAACGTCGACGCGGGCAACCTCGGCGCCGCGGTCGCCATGTCGGCTTTCACGCTGCTCCCGTATGCGATGGTGCTGCTGCAGCTGCGGGTCTTCTACGCCCGAGAGCAGCCCTGGACACCCATCGCGATCATCGTGGTGATCACCGCAGTGAAGATCGCGGCCTCGGTCCTGGCTCCCCACCTGACCGCAAATCCGGAGTTGGTCGCGGCCTACCTCGGCCTGGCCAACGGTCTGGGCTTTGTCGCCGGAGCCGTCGTCGGGCACCTGCTGCTGCGGCGCTCACTGCGTCCGGTGCCCGGGCCGGGGGCGCCGCCGGCACGTTGGGCGCTGGTGGGGCCCGAGGTGATCCGCACCGTGCTGGTCACGCTGACGGCGTCGCTGCTTGCCGGCCTGGTGGCCGAGGTGCTGGATCGCGCGTGCGGCCTCCGGGACCTGACCGATCGTGGCGCCGCAGGCTCGATGCTGCGGCTGCTGATCCTCACCGCGGTGATGCTGCCGATCATCGCGGCGGTCATGGTGCGGGCCGAGGTGCCCGAGGCAGTCGCCGCCGTTGCCGCGGTACGTCGACGAATGGGTGCAGGCAGGCCGCAAACCGGCATGCCCAACCCGCCTTCTCCCGATTCGAGCGTCCCGTACGCTGATCACAACCGTTTGCCCACAGCCGGCGGGGGCATCTCAAACGATCCCGCCACGCATACGCCGCCCGCGCACATCGCCGGTGGCTGGACACCGAAAGGCGCGGAGGTGGCCAACATTTCTTCGGAGGGCGTCGGACCTCAGGCGGCGGCGCGGACCGTTGCTCCACAGCCGTCCCAGCGATCGACCGAGACGCCTGAGTCCGTCGGCAACGACAGCTTGCTGACGCCCGGGCTGAGCATCGCCGGCGGCCGCTACCGGCTGCTCGTTCGCCATGGCGGCACCCCGGTGCTGCAGTTCTGGCAGGCGTTGGACACCGCACTGGACCGCCAGGTGGCGCTGACCTTCGTCGACCCGAATCAGACCATGCCCGACGAGCAGCTCACCGGCGTCCTGTCGCGCACCCAGCGGCTCAGCCAGATCGATCTGCCGGGGATCGCCCGCGTCCTGGACGTGGTGCGGGTCGGCGCCGGTGGACTGGTGGTCTCCGAATGGGTGCGTGGCGCCTCTCTGCAGGAGGTGGCGGGCACGTCACCGTCACCGATCGGCGCGGCCCGGGCGATCCGGTCGCTGGCGTCGGCTGCCGAATCCGCTCACCAGAGCGGCGTGGCCCTGTCCATCGACCACCCGGCCCGCGTGCGGGTCAGCATCGAAGGCGACGTCACGCTGGCGTTCCCCGCGACGCTGCCCGACACCAAGCCCGAAGACGACATCCGCGGAATCGGCGCCACCCTCTATGCGCTGCTGATCAACCGGTGGCCGCTGGCCAATGCCGGAGCCGACACCGGGCTCGAACCGGCGGACCTGGACTCCAGTGGCAGCCCGGTCAAGCCCGATTCGGTCAATCCCGACATTCCGTTCCAGATCTCTGCGGCCGCCAGCCATGCGATTCAGCCCGACGGCGGGATCCGTGGTGCCTCGACGCTGTCGAACCTGCTGCAGCAGGCCACCGCGCTGCACGAGCAGACCGAACTGCTGGGTCCGGTCAGCGACGACCCGCCCCCGCCGCGGGTGCGGCCCACACCACCGGACGCCGAGGCAGCCGCCGAACGACGCCGGCGGGTGCTCATAGGCCTCGGCGTCGGTGCGGCGGTCATCCTGGTGGCGCTATTGGTGCTCGCCTCGGTGCTCAACCGGATTTTCGGCGACGTCAACGGCCTGGACAAGACCGAGCTCGGCTTGAGCAGCCCTTCGGCGTCGGCGCTGCCCGGGGCCAGTGGGCCTAACGGCATCGTGAAGCCGGTGCAGGTGACGGTCTTCTCCCCCGGCGGCGAGGCAGACCGGCCCCAGGATGCCGGTCTGGCGATCGACGGCAACCCGGCCACCGCCTGGTCGACGGACACCTACTCCGATCCGGTGCCCTTCCCCAATTTCAAGAACGGCGTCGGACTGATGCTGCAACTGCCCAAGCCCACGGTGATCGGCACCGTCACGCTCAACGTGTCCAGCACAGGAACCCGGGTGGAGCTGCGTTCCTCCTCGACGCCTAAGCCCACCCGGCTCGAAGACACCACCCTGCTGGCCCCGGCGAAGGCGCTGCAGCCCGGTTCCAACAAGATCACCGCGGATTCGTCGACTGCGACCTCCAACCTGCTGGTCTGGATCTCCACGATGGGTAACACCGGCGGAGAGAGCCGCACCCAGATCTCGGAGATCACTGTGCAAGCCGCCTCCTAGCGGGGTTGTGCACAGGTCTTCGGGGTGAAGTGCCGCCGGGGCCGCCGCTGGTTACTGTCCGCCCATGGGGCTCCCGGATCGCAGTGACGCCGAGCTGTTGGCCGCACATGTAGCCGGTGACCGCTACGCCTTCGCCGAGCTCTACGGCCGGCACCACCACCGGTTACGACGGCTGGCCCGGAGCGCCACCGGGTGCGCTCAGGAGGCCGAGGACGCCCTGCAAGATGCGATGCTGTCGGCACATCGGGCGGCCGGATCGTTTCGCCACGACGCCGCCGTGGGCAGTTGGCTGCACCGAATCGTGCTGAACGCATGCCTGGATCGGCTGCGTCGCAACAGGCCGGCCTACGTCGAGCTCACGGTCGACCATCCGGCCATCGGGGATCGCACCGCCGAGGTGGACACGGCGCTGGTGGTCCGCGCAGCGCTGCGCACGCTGCCGGCCGAGCAGCGGGCCGCACTACTCGCCGTCGACATGCAGGGCTACTCGGTCGCCGACGCCGCCCGCAAGTTCGGTGTGCCCCCGGGGACCGTCAAGAGTCGCTGCGCCCGCGGCAGGGCCCGGCTGGCCGCCCTGCTGGGACAGGCACCCCGCCCGCGCCGCGCCGCCGCCGACCTGTCAGCCCGCAGCCGGTTAGCCTTGGCCGCGGACGGCAGCGCAGCACTGCGCCTGCCGCCACGACAACGAGTGGAAGCGGCACCATGTCCAGCGAATCGGACGACGAACAGTCCCGGGCCCCCTCCGGGCCACCGGCGCACGCAAGCCGCCCGTTACCCCGCTTCAGCCGGATCGCCGCCTGGGCCGGCGGCGCCGCCGCGGTGATCGCGATCGGCGTCGGTACGTCCGCGTTGATCCGCCTGCCCGGCGACACCGCCAGCGGTCCCCGCACTTTCGACGCCATCACGGTGGAATCGGCGCCCACAGCCGTGCTGCCGCTGTCCGAACCGGAGATCCTCGAGCTGCTGGATCGCCGCCCGGAGTACGGCCCACTGAGCGACCCGGCGCGCCGCGCCGGGTGCCTGGCCGGGCTGGGTTACCCGGCCTCGACGCAGATCCTCGGGGCACGTGAGATCACCGTCAACGGACATCCCGGCGTACTCCTGCTGATACCGGACACGCCGGCCGGCAACGTCATCGCGCTCGCGGTGGCTCCGCACTGCAGTTCCGCGGACACCGGACTACTGGCCGACACAACGGTTCGGCGCCCCTGACCCCCGAGCGGGCCCGGCAGTATCGGCGCGGGGAACATCGCCGCCTACGCTGACGTTGCTAGCCCGTGTAAGCAGATCCCGAGCGGATCCGAGAAGAAGAGGCCCTCGATGTCTGAGACACCATCCATCCACGATGTGATCATCATCGGTTCCGGCCCGGCCGGGTACACCGCGGCGATCTACACCGCCCGGGCACAGCTGGCGCCACTGGTGTTCGAGGGGACGGCATTCGGCGGCGCGTTGATGACCACCACGGAAGTGGAGAACTTCCCCGGCTTCCGCAACGGCATCATGGGGCCGGAGCTGATGGACGAGATGCGTGAGCAGGCACTGCGCTTCGGGGCCGACCTGCGCATGGAAGACGTCGAGTCAGTGGACCTGGACGCGCCGATCAAGACCGTCGTCACCGCCGATGGCGAGACGCATCGGGCGCGTGCGGTGATCCTGGCCATGGGCGCGGCGGCCCGCTACCTGAACATCCCCGGTGAGCAGGAGCTGCTCGGCCGCGGGGTGAGTTCGTGTGCCACCTGCGACGGTTTCTTCTTCCGCGACCAGGACATCGCCGTGATCGGCGGCGGCGACTCCGCCATGGAAGAGGCCACCTTCTTGACCCGCTTCGCCCGCAGCGTGACGCTGGTGCACCGTCGCGACGAGTTCCGCGCGTCGAAGATCATGCTCAACCGGGCCCGCGACAACGACAAGATCCGGTTCCTGACCAACAGCGTGCCGGTGGCAGTGGAGGGTGCGGCGACGGTGACCGGCCTGCGGGTGCGCGACACCGAGACCGGCGCCGAAACCACCCTCCCGGTTACCGGCGTGTTCGTCGCCATCGGCCACGATCCCCGTTCGGAGCTGGTACGCGACGCGGTCGAGCTGGATCCGGAAGGCTACGTCGTGGTGCAGCAGCCGGGCTCGCGCACCTCGTTGGAAGGAGTGTTCGCCGCCGGTGATCTGGTGGATCACACCTACCGGCAAGCGATCACCGCCGCCGGAACGGGTTGCGCAGCCGCGATCGACGCCGAACGCTGGCTGGCAGAATCAGAAGAAGCCACCACCTATGACAGCGGTACCGAAACCTTGATGGGAGCACCTCAGTGAGCGACAACCACAGCACGGTGACCGTTTCCGACGCCACCTTCGCCGACGACGTCCTGGCCAGCAGCACACCGGTGCTGGTCGACTTCTGGGCGACGTGGTGCGGCCCCTGCAAGATGGTCGCACCGGTCCTCGAGGAGATCGCCGCCGAGCAGGCCGGCAAGCTCACCGTCGCCAAGATCGATGTGGACGCCAATCCGAACACCGCGCAGGACTTCAACGTGGTCTCGATTCCCACCCTGATCCTGTTCAAGGACGGGCAGCCGGTGAAGCGGATCGTGGGCGCCAAGGGCAAGGCTGCGCTACTGCGGGAGCTCGCTGACGCCACCTAGCGATTCCCGGCACGTCGTGACGGGCTTGTGACCGTCGGCTCTTCGGAGCCCGTTTGTTGCCTTGCCGTTTTCGAAAAATGGCTCGGGATCTGAGACAATTCTGGCTAATCTGCTGGCGAACACCCGCTACGGTTCCACCGCCAACAGCGTCAACCGGAAGGGCTCACTCATGTCGGGTCGGCATCGCGGGACCGAGCAGGGCCTGCGTCGTGGTGACCGCAGTGGTGCCGTGGTGGAGATCCGGGTTGCGCTGGCCTCGTTGGGCCTGGTGGACAGCCCCGATGCGGACTTGACTACGGGCAAACACGTCGCGCTGGATGTCTTCGACGACGACCTGGACCAGGCGGTGCGCGCCTTTCAGCAGCAGCGTGGGCTATTGGTGGACGGCATCATCGGCCAGGCCACCTATCGCGCGCTCAAGGAGGCGTCCTACCGTCTGGGCGCGCGCATTCTCAATCATCAGTTCGGTGCGCCGATGTATGGCGACGACGTGGCTACCCTGCAAGCCCGTCTCCAGGATCTGGGCTTCTACACCGGCCTGGTGGACGGCTACTTCGGTATACAGACGCACAACGCGCTGGCCTCCTATCAGCGCGAGTACGGTCTGTACGCCGACGGCATCTGCGGGCCAGAAACGTTGCGTTCCTTGAACTTCCTGGCCTCCCGGGTCAGCGGCGGCTCGCCGCACGCGATCCGCGAAGAGGAGTTGGTGCGTCGCTCTGGACCCCGATTGTCCGGGAAGCGCATCGTCATCGACCCCGGCCGTGGCGGCCGTGACCACGGGCTGATCATCCAGACGCCGTCGGGACCGATCAGCGAAGCAGATATCTTGTGGGACTTGGCCAGTCGCTTGGAAGGCCGGATGACGGCCATCGGTATGGATACCTTCCTGTCCCGCCCCAGTGGCCGCAACCCGTCGGACGCCGAGCGCGCCGCGACCTCCAATGCTGTGGGCGCGGACTTGATGATCAGCCTGCGCTGCGCCACCCACGTCAGCCCCGCGGCAAACGGGGTAGCGTCCTTCCACTTCGGCAACTCGCATGGTTCGGTTTCCACCATCGGCCGCAACCTGGCGGACTTCATTCAGCGAGAGATCGTGGCCCGCACCGGGTTACAGGACTGCAGGGCTCATGGCCGCACCTGGGACCTGCTGCGCCTGACGCGGATGCCCACCGTCGAGGTGGATGTCGGTTACATCACCAGCCCACGTGATCGCACGATGCTGGCCTCTCCGGCGACTCGCGATGCGATCGCCGAAGGCATGCTGGCGGCGGTCAAGCGCCTGTATCTGCTCGGCAAGAACGACCGGCCCACCGGAACCTTCACGTTCGCCGAACTGCTTGCCCATGAGCTGTCGGTCGAACGGACCGGTCCGCTCGGCGGTTCCTGACTTTCGCTGTTCAGCGAGGCTCGACGCAGGAGAGCCAGAGCTGGGACCGCCGCATGGACCCCGCCACACGGCCAGACGCCGCCGAAGCACCCGCTCCGATCGGCTGCTCCAACTGTGCCCTCTCCAACAGCAGCTCCAGCGCCGCCTCCACCTCGGCCTTCCAACCCAACCCCTTGTCGAGTTCCAGGCGCAGCCTAGGGAAGTAGCGGTGTGGCGCCACGACGGTGAAGCCGACCTCCGTCAAGAAGTCCGCGGCGATGATGCAGTGCTCGACCGAACAGTCCCCCACGGCTTCCAGCACCGGAGCGACGTCGGGAGGGACGACATCGCGTCCGGCACGGCACGCATCCAATAATTCCGAGACCGCCGGCGTACGGCCGAAGGCTTCCAGTGCCCGGACGCCGCGTCGCATCAGCTCGTCGACAACCCGGGAGATCAGTTCCCCCGGCAGCCCGTCGGCCATGGGTGTCGGGTCAACACCCATCGACGTCAGCAGCACGGCGTCCGCCGACACCGGCCCCGTCGGAAACCGCTGCGCCCGCGGCACGGCACGAGGCGGGGCGTAGAGCACGTAGCCGAGGCATTCTGGGTCTCCGATTCCGCGGGTCGCGGGAGACGGCGTCGCCACCTGTCCGCAGGTCCCCCACTCCAACATGACCATCGACAGCCAGGCTTCTTTGTCGAACTCCGGGTCCGACAGGTGATCGTCGTGGCCGAGGGTGGCCGGATCGACTTCCCAGAACACACACCGGCGTGCGTGCTTGGGTAGCTGCTCGAAACCCTCGAGCCTCAGGGGTGCGATGCGGACAGACACTGGACTCCCGGTCTCAACCCGTGCTGCCGCCGACGACAGCCCCTTAAGGATAGGAGGGCAGACCCACCGGACGCCACGTTCTGCGCAGTTTGGTCGGTCAAAACCTCGAAAATGCGAAAGCTACTGCTACCTAACATCATTCACGTCTCCCACCCGGCTCGCCTCGCGTTACCGTCACAGTGACGTAATGGCCGTGTGGCCCTGGACCTGGGCACACATCGCCTTTAGGGGGTGTTCGAGTCCATCATCGCGACGATCCGCTGCAGATCGTCGACGGACCCGAATTCGACCACGATCTTGCCTTTACGCTTGCCCAGACTGACCGTCACCCGGGTGTCGTAGGTAGTCGACAGCCGCTCCGCCACGTCCTGCAGGCCGGGCATCTGGATGGGCTTGCGTCGCGGTGCCACCGGCGTCGGGGTACCCGCGCGGTTGGCCAGGGTGACCGCCTCCTCAGTGGCGCGCACGGACAGACCCTCGGCGACGATCCGGGCGGCGAGCGCCTCCTGTGCCTCCGACCCCGCCTCCAGCGACAGCAACGCGCGCGCGTGGCCGGCCGACAGAACGCCGGCGGCGACCCGCCGCTGGACGGCGATCGGCAGGCGAAGCAGCCGGATCATGTTGGTCACCAAGGGGCGCGACCGGCCGATGCGCGTCGCGAGTTCTTCGTGGGTCACGCCGAACTCGTCCAGCAGCTGCTGATATGCGGCCGCTTCTTCCAACGGGTTCAACTGCACCCGGTGGATGTTCTCCAGCAGCGCGTCGCGTAGGAGGTTGTCGTCCTCCGTCTCCCGGACGATGG is a window encoding:
- a CDS encoding NUDIX hydrolase, yielding MSADGGEANSGRRRRRRRGRRTSGPKTSHTESPAAEASPAAAVTPPRAAQRRTRTARHGPERLRTVHETSAGGLVVDGIDGPREEQVAALIGRVDRRGRMLWSLPKGHIEVGETAEQTAIREVAEETGVRGSVLAVLGSIDYWFVTDGHRVHKTVHHYLLRFASGELCDDDMEVAEVAWVPIRELASRLAYADERRLALVADELIDRLQADGPAALPPLPVTAPWRRQQTHSRARRTRTGEHSPDRKNGRGLDP
- a CDS encoding DUF6049 family protein → MALVAAVTVLLMTLGTALVGAAPHVAAGEPDAAPFVQIRIDRVTPEVVTTSSVPVVTVAGTVSNVGDRPVRDVMVRLEQAGAVASSAGLRTNLSGANDQYRPVGAFSTVAPELQRGQEARFTLSVPLRSASQPALNIDRPGVYPVLVNVNGTPDYGEPTRLDDARFLLPVTGLPRVEPGSELAAGPVAPDISHPVRLTMFWPLADRPRLTPGEPGGALPVRLTDDELAISLAPGGRLDALLSAAEFATSPAVDVNAVVNRALCLAVDPDLLVTVAAMTRGYVVADSPASAITQPGTGREAARTWLERLRRLAHHTCVAAIPYAQTDLDALARVGDPSLDEIAVRKPAEILDRILEVSTARGVVLLGDGRLTTGAADLIAAQGDAVVITAGDCSALESGAAATADVTPRRVSPQLVAVPYDPAVGAAFAAMGTDPNTPSYLDSSLAVRLHHDSALARRQDALGSLLWRSLESPETPGALRNEILMPPPYWKPRADDAQAVLTTLATALHSGLADARPLTAVLAESADVATPPEHPLPTQQPAGGFSPDVISTVADDIGRLWGLTSALTTDARTGLTGEAYTTPLAEGMLRALTQSEPLDVRNGLASQRLAIIGTTVADLIGAVTIVNPADSYTLATEHSPLPLALRNDLAVPIRVRLHVDAPPGMSVTDVGELELPPGYLPLRVPVEVRVNQYFVVDAALQTPNGMPLGESVRLSVHSNAYGMVLFLITMTAAAALAVLIGRRLWHRFRGQPDRADLPAPPSGSGGDR
- the murJ gene encoding murein biosynthesis integral membrane protein MurJ translates to MSTPAQQPARPELTDAAVVSRSWGMALATLVSRLTGFVRVVLLAAILGAALSSAFSVANQLPNQIAALVLEATFTAIFVPVLARAERDDPDGGAAFVRRLVTLATALLLATTVISVAAAPLLVRLMLGGDPQVNEPLTIAFAYLLLPQVICYGLSSVFMAILNTRNIFGAPAWAPVVNNVVAIATLVLYLLVPGELSVDPVRMGNTKLLVLGLGTTAGVVAQTAVLLVAIRRQRISLRPLWGIDDRLKRFGTMASAMVLYVLISQVGLVVTNQIASSAAASGPAIYYYAWLLLQLPFGMIGVTVLTVVMPRLSRNAAAGDDPAVLADLSLATRLMMITLIPIVALMTVGGPAIGSALFAYGNFGNVDAGNLGAAVAMSAFTLLPYAMVLLQLRVFYAREQPWTPIAIIVVITAVKIAASVLAPHLTANPELVAAYLGLANGLGFVAGAVVGHLLLRRSLRPVPGPGAPPARWALVGPEVIRTVLVTLTASLLAGLVAEVLDRACGLRDLTDRGAAGSMLRLLILTAVMLPIIAAVMVRAEVPEAVAAVAAVRRRMGAGRPQTGMPNPPSPDSSVPYADHNRLPTAGGGISNDPATHTPPAHIAGGWTPKGAEVANISSEGVGPQAAARTVAPQPSQRSTETPESVGNDSLLTPGLSIAGGRYRLLVRHGGTPVLQFWQALDTALDRQVALTFVDPNQTMPDEQLTGVLSRTQRLSQIDLPGIARVLDVVRVGAGGLVVSEWVRGASLQEVAGTSPSPIGAARAIRSLASAAESAHQSGVALSIDHPARVRVSIEGDVTLAFPATLPDTKPEDDIRGIGATLYALLINRWPLANAGADTGLEPADLDSSGSPVKPDSVNPDIPFQISAAASHAIQPDGGIRGASTLSNLLQQATALHEQTELLGPVSDDPPPPRVRPTPPDAEAAAERRRRVLIGLGVGAAVILVALLVLASVLNRIFGDVNGLDKTELGLSSPSASALPGASGPNGIVKPVQVTVFSPGGEADRPQDAGLAIDGNPATAWSTDTYSDPVPFPNFKNGVGLMLQLPKPTVIGTVTLNVSSTGTRVELRSSSTPKPTRLEDTTLLAPAKALQPGSNKITADSSTATSNLLVWISTMGNTGGESRTQISEITVQAAS
- the trxB gene encoding thioredoxin-disulfide reductase; protein product: MSETPSIHDVIIIGSGPAGYTAAIYTARAQLAPLVFEGTAFGGALMTTTEVENFPGFRNGIMGPELMDEMREQALRFGADLRMEDVESVDLDAPIKTVVTADGETHRARAVILAMGAAARYLNIPGEQELLGRGVSSCATCDGFFFRDQDIAVIGGGDSAMEEATFLTRFARSVTLVHRRDEFRASKIMLNRARDNDKIRFLTNSVPVAVEGAATVTGLRVRDTETGAETTLPVTGVFVAIGHDPRSELVRDAVELDPEGYVVVQQPGSRTSLEGVFAAGDLVDHTYRQAITAAGTGCAAAIDAERWLAESEEATTYDSGTETLMGAPQ
- the trxA gene encoding thioredoxin gives rise to the protein MSDNHSTVTVSDATFADDVLASSTPVLVDFWATWCGPCKMVAPVLEEIAAEQAGKLTVAKIDVDANPNTAQDFNVVSIPTLILFKDGQPVKRIVGAKGKAALLRELADAT
- a CDS encoding N-acetylmuramoyl-L-alanine amidase: MSGRHRGTEQGLRRGDRSGAVVEIRVALASLGLVDSPDADLTTGKHVALDVFDDDLDQAVRAFQQQRGLLVDGIIGQATYRALKEASYRLGARILNHQFGAPMYGDDVATLQARLQDLGFYTGLVDGYFGIQTHNALASYQREYGLYADGICGPETLRSLNFLASRVSGGSPHAIREEELVRRSGPRLSGKRIVIDPGRGGRDHGLIIQTPSGPISEADILWDLASRLEGRMTAIGMDTFLSRPSGRNPSDAERAATSNAVGADLMISLRCATHVSPAANGVASFHFGNSHGSVSTIGRNLADFIQREIVARTGLQDCRAHGRTWDLLRLTRMPTVEVDVGYITSPRDRTMLASPATRDAIAEGMLAAVKRLYLLGKNDRPTGTFTFAELLAHELSVERTGPLGGS
- a CDS encoding acetyltransferase, with translation MSVRIAPLRLEGFEQLPKHARRCVFWEVDPATLGHDDHLSDPEFDKEAWLSMVMLEWGTCGQVATPSPATRGIGDPECLGYVLYAPPRAVPRAQRFPTGPVSADAVLLTSMGVDPTPMADGLPGELISRVVDELMRRGVRALEAFGRTPAVSELLDACRAGRDVVPPDVAPVLEAVGDCSVEHCIIAADFLTEVGFTVVAPHRYFPRLRLELDKGLGWKAEVEAALELLLERAQLEQPIGAGASAASGRVAGSMRRSQLWLSCVEPR